In Chryseobacterium shigense, the following proteins share a genomic window:
- the rplT gene encoding 50S ribosomal protein L20 yields MPRSVNAVASRARRKKIMKQAKGFFGRRKNVWTVAKNAVEKAMQYAYRGRKEKKRNFRSLWITRINAGAREHGMSYSQFMGALKKNNVELNRKVLADLAMNHPEAFKAVVDQVK; encoded by the coding sequence ATGCCAAGATCAGTAAATGCAGTAGCTTCAAGAGCTCGCAGAAAAAAAATTATGAAGCAAGCTAAAGGTTTTTTCGGTAGAAGAAAGAACGTTTGGACTGTAGCTAAAAACGCGGTAGAAAAAGCAATGCAATATGCTTACCGTGGAAGAAAAGAGAAGAAAAGAAACTTCAGATCACTTTGGATCACGCGTATCAACGCTGGTGCAAGAGAGCACGGAATGTCTTACTCTCAGTTTATGGGAGCTCTTAAAAAGAACAACGTAGAGCTTAACAGAAAAGTTTTAGCAGATTTAGCAATGAATCACCCTGAAGCTTTCAAAGCAGTTGTAGATCAAGTAAAATAA
- the rpmI gene encoding 50S ribosomal protein L35, whose protein sequence is MPKLKTKSGAKKRFQLTGTGKIKRKNAFKSHILTKKETKQKRNLTQTSYVAAVDEKSVLRQLAIK, encoded by the coding sequence ATGCCAAAATTAAAAACGAAATCAGGTGCTAAAAAGCGTTTTCAACTTACCGGAACGGGTAAGATTAAAAGAAAGAATGCTTTCAAAAGCCACATCTTAACTAAGAAAGAAACTAAGCAGAAGAGAAATCTTACGCAGACTTCTTACGTTGCTGCTGTGGATGAGAAAAGCGTTCTACGTCAATTAGCCATTAAGTAG
- a CDS encoding alpha/beta fold hydrolase, with protein sequence MSTLTLKDGTEIYYKDWGKGQPVFFHHGWPLSSDDWDAQMLFFLEQGYRVIAHDRRGHGRSEQTPEGHNMDTYASDVDEIVTALDLKDAIHVGHSTGGGEVIRYVAQYGKGRVAKAVLISAVTPIMVKTENNPDGVPMSVFDDIRNNTTHHRQQFYIDITFPFYGYNREGANISEGIQRNWWRQGMNGSIKAHYDCIKAFSETDFTEDLKNTEIPVLVLHGEDDQIVPFETTGKVAATLLKNGKLISYPGFPHGMPTTEAETINKDLLSFFQS encoded by the coding sequence ATGAGCACACTTACATTAAAAGACGGAACCGAAATTTACTACAAAGACTGGGGAAAAGGGCAGCCTGTATTTTTTCATCACGGATGGCCGTTATCCAGTGATGACTGGGATGCACAAATGTTGTTCTTTTTAGAGCAGGGGTACAGAGTGATTGCCCATGACAGAAGAGGCCACGGAAGATCTGAGCAGACTCCGGAAGGACACAATATGGATACTTACGCATCAGATGTTGACGAAATTGTAACCGCACTGGATCTTAAAGATGCTATCCATGTGGGACACTCCACAGGCGGCGGTGAAGTGATCCGATATGTTGCACAGTATGGAAAAGGAAGGGTTGCAAAGGCCGTTTTAATAAGTGCAGTGACTCCCATTATGGTTAAAACCGAAAATAACCCGGATGGTGTACCCATGTCTGTTTTCGATGATATCCGTAATAATACCACCCATCACAGGCAACAGTTCTATATAGACATTACATTTCCTTTTTACGGCTATAACAGAGAAGGAGCAAATATTTCAGAAGGAATTCAAAGAAACTGGTGGAGACAAGGGATGAATGGTTCAATCAAAGCTCATTATGACTGTATCAAAGCTTTCTCTGAAACCGATTTCACAGAAGATCTTAAAAACACGGAAATTCCGGTTTTGGTTCTCCATGGTGAAGATGACCAGATTGTTCCTTTTGAAACGACCGGTAAGGTTGCCGCTACTCTACTTAAAAACGGAAAATTAATTTCCTATCCCGGTTTCCCGCACGGAATGCCTACCACAGAAGCCGAAACAATCAATAAAGATTTATTATCATTTTTTCAATCATAA
- the infC gene encoding translation initiation factor IF-3, producing the protein MINDKIRVRELRLVGDNVEPGVYPIDKARQLATEQDLDLVVISDKAEPFIARILDYKKFLYEQKKKQKELKAKQVKVVVKEIRFGPQTDDHDYEFKKKHAEKFLEEGSKLKTYVFFKGRSIIFKDQGEILLLKLAQELEHVGKVDQLPKLEGKRMIMMMSPKKPAK; encoded by the coding sequence TTGATCAACGATAAAATTCGTGTGAGAGAGCTTCGTTTAGTGGGCGACAACGTAGAGCCGGGAGTTTATCCAATTGATAAGGCAAGACAGCTTGCTACAGAGCAGGATCTTGATCTGGTAGTAATCTCCGATAAGGCAGAACCTTTTATTGCAAGAATATTAGACTATAAAAAGTTTTTATACGAGCAAAAGAAAAAACAGAAGGAACTTAAAGCAAAGCAGGTGAAAGTGGTTGTAAAAGAGATCCGTTTCGGGCCTCAAACTGATGATCACGATTATGAATTTAAGAAGAAGCATGCTGAAAAGTTTCTTGAAGAAGGTTCAAAATTAAAAACCTACGTATTTTTTAAAGGACGTTCAATTATCTTTAAAGACCAGGGAGAAATCTTACTTCTGAAACTTGCCCAGGAACTTGAGCACGTTGGAAAAGTAGACCAGCTTCCAAAGCTTGAAGGAAAAAGAATGATCATGATGATGAGTCCTAAAAAACCAGCTAAATAG
- the thrS gene encoding threonine--tRNA ligase: MIKITLPDNSVKEFEGAVTPLDVAKSISEGLARNTISAVVNGKQVETTTPITTDSTVQLLTWNDDLGKKAFWHSSAHLLAQAILEFYPDAKLTIGPAIESGFYYDVDFGDESLSEKDFEKIEKKVLENAKKGSTFSLYPVSKEEALKTYADNPYKVELISNLNDGEITFVTHDNFTDLCRGGHIPNTGIVKAMKILNAAGAYWRGNENNPQLTRVYGISFPKQKELTEYLERLEEAKRRDHRKLGKELGIFAFSEKVGAGLPLWLPKGTALRRKLENFLSVAQKKGGYEFVMSPHIGAKELYVTSGHWDKYGADSFQPIKTPNEGEEFMLKPMNCPHHCEIYKTSQWSYRDLPKRYAEFGTVYRYEQSGELHGLTRVRGFTQDDAHLFCTPDQLLGEFEAVIDLVLYVFRSLGFEDFVTQVSLRDPDNREKYIGSDENWEKAENAIITAAKNKGLRTVVEYGEAAFYGPKLDFMVKDALGRRWQLGTIQVDYNLPERFDLHYIGNDNEKHRPVMIHRAPFGSMERFIAILLENTAGDFPLWLSPDQFIILPISEKYVDYAKKVSQFLENHDISGLIDDRNEKTGKKIRDAELKKIPFMLVVGENEETDGTISVRRRGEGDLGAMSMEDFVAYFKKETAI, translated from the coding sequence ATGATAAAAATTACACTTCCAGACAATAGTGTCAAAGAATTCGAAGGAGCAGTTACTCCTTTAGATGTGGCAAAATCTATAAGCGAGGGATTGGCTAGAAATACCATTTCCGCAGTTGTAAACGGCAAACAAGTAGAAACTACCACACCTATAACCACGGATTCAACGGTACAGTTGTTAACTTGGAATGATGATCTTGGAAAGAAAGCTTTCTGGCATTCTTCTGCCCACTTGCTGGCGCAGGCTATCCTTGAATTTTATCCTGATGCTAAATTAACAATCGGACCTGCTATTGAAAGCGGATTCTATTATGATGTGGATTTCGGGGACGAAAGTTTATCTGAGAAAGATTTTGAGAAGATTGAAAAGAAAGTGCTTGAAAATGCAAAAAAAGGTTCAACATTCTCTTTATACCCTGTTTCTAAAGAAGAAGCATTAAAAACATATGCAGATAACCCTTACAAAGTAGAACTTATCTCTAATCTTAATGATGGAGAAATCACTTTTGTAACTCATGATAATTTCACGGATTTATGCCGTGGCGGACACATTCCGAATACCGGAATCGTAAAGGCAATGAAAATCCTAAACGCAGCCGGTGCTTACTGGAGAGGAAATGAAAACAATCCTCAGCTGACAAGGGTTTACGGTATTTCTTTTCCTAAACAGAAAGAACTTACCGAATACCTTGAAAGACTGGAAGAGGCTAAAAGAAGAGACCACAGAAAATTAGGTAAAGAACTCGGAATTTTTGCATTCTCTGAAAAAGTGGGTGCAGGTCTTCCTTTATGGCTTCCGAAAGGAACTGCTTTAAGAAGGAAACTGGAAAATTTCCTTAGTGTTGCCCAGAAAAAAGGAGGTTATGAATTCGTAATGTCACCACACATCGGGGCAAAAGAACTGTATGTAACTTCAGGACACTGGGATAAATATGGTGCGGACAGCTTCCAGCCGATCAAAACACCTAATGAAGGTGAAGAATTCATGCTGAAGCCGATGAACTGCCCTCACCATTGTGAAATCTATAAAACATCACAATGGAGCTACAGGGATCTTCCGAAAAGATATGCGGAATTCGGGACTGTATACAGATATGAGCAGAGCGGAGAGCTTCACGGATTGACAAGAGTTCGTGGATTTACCCAGGACGATGCCCACCTTTTCTGTACTCCGGATCAGCTTCTGGGAGAATTTGAAGCCGTAATTGATCTTGTACTGTACGTTTTCAGATCTTTAGGTTTTGAAGATTTTGTCACTCAGGTTTCTCTGAGAGATCCTGATAACAGGGAAAAATATATCGGTTCAGATGAAAACTGGGAAAAAGCGGAAAACGCAATCATTACAGCAGCCAAAAACAAAGGTTTAAGAACTGTTGTTGAATATGGTGAAGCAGCATTTTACGGTCCTAAATTAGATTTCATGGTGAAAGATGCTTTGGGAAGAAGATGGCAGCTGGGAACCATCCAGGTAGATTACAATTTACCGGAAAGGTTTGATCTTCACTACATCGGAAACGATAATGAGAAGCACAGACCGGTAATGATCCACAGAGCGCCGTTCGGTTCTATGGAACGCTTTATTGCGATTCTTTTAGAGAATACTGCCGGAGATTTCCCGTTATGGCTGAGCCCTGACCAGTTTATTATTTTACCGATCAGTGAAAAATATGTAGATTATGCAAAAAAAGTTTCACAATTTTTGGAAAATCACGATATTAGCGGTCTGATTGACGACAGGAATGAGAAAACCGGGAAAAAGATCCGTGATGCAGAATTGAAGAAGATTCCATTCATGCTGGTTGTAGGTGAAAATGAGGAAACTGACGGCACCATTTCTGTAAGAAGACGCGGCGAAGGAGATCTCGGAGCCATGAGCATGGAAGATTTTGTTGCTTACTTCAAGAAAGAGACAGCGATATAA
- a CDS encoding DUF4932 domain-containing protein, which yields MKKIVAVFAVFIFSLHFSQKKTSKFSVSHNRNIETYFLAEILSVEHRKNNKDFELYKIKECSVYQPIVKKAIDKYGSLKNSKIAVLTAEINDVLMEKYSSGNDVLMKPLLYHREFPADDWVNNYTFNDNKFTKKQNEEVTSLIRNYISELHHFYVKENIGEFFEQNKDFYKNAEAEYNQQIPPAFTDAMEQFYGEGFNTYTILISPMMMWPIEDNEGRGIGTAVDLKSGAKNIYEIASPFVRVEKPGQFGYDNQFQARFLSVHEFGHSFVNKEVYKNKDKLEKFKDLFEKSKLKETMIKIGGYGDYQTCVAEHLVRLGEIETARIQQDFERSKRLEDYHMRNNFIFLPELEAKINEYNTDRKKYKTFGDFVPQLLEIFEKSTIESINSKLENIKK from the coding sequence ATGAAAAAGATTGTTGCGGTTTTTGCCGTGTTTATTTTTTCACTGCACTTTTCACAGAAAAAAACATCTAAATTTTCAGTTTCCCATAACCGGAATATTGAAACCTATTTCCTTGCGGAGATCCTTTCTGTAGAGCATCGGAAGAATAATAAAGATTTTGAACTGTATAAAATCAAAGAATGTTCTGTGTATCAGCCTATCGTTAAAAAAGCTATCGATAAATACGGATCATTAAAAAACTCTAAAATTGCTGTTCTGACGGCTGAAATCAACGATGTTCTGATGGAGAAATATAGTTCCGGTAATGATGTTCTGATGAAACCTCTTCTTTACCATAGAGAATTTCCGGCAGATGATTGGGTTAATAACTATACATTCAATGATAATAAGTTTACAAAAAAGCAAAATGAAGAAGTAACTTCCCTGATCAGGAATTATATTTCGGAGCTGCATCATTTTTATGTAAAAGAAAATATCGGCGAATTTTTCGAACAAAATAAAGATTTTTATAAAAATGCCGAAGCTGAATATAATCAACAGATTCCACCCGCATTTACAGATGCTATGGAACAGTTTTATGGTGAAGGCTTCAATACATATACCATCCTTATTTCTCCGATGATGATGTGGCCTATTGAAGATAATGAAGGAAGGGGAATTGGAACAGCAGTTGATCTGAAATCAGGAGCAAAGAATATCTATGAAATTGCAAGTCCGTTTGTAAGGGTTGAAAAGCCTGGGCAGTTCGGGTATGATAATCAGTTTCAGGCCAGGTTTTTAAGTGTTCATGAATTCGGGCATTCTTTTGTTAATAAAGAGGTGTATAAAAACAAGGACAAGCTTGAAAAATTTAAAGACCTGTTTGAAAAATCCAAATTGAAGGAAACTATGATCAAAATAGGAGGCTACGGGGATTACCAGACCTGCGTTGCCGAACATTTGGTCAGGCTGGGGGAGATAGAAACCGCCAGGATCCAGCAAGATTTTGAAAGATCAAAAAGGCTGGAAGACTATCATATGAGGAATAATTTTATTTTCCTGCCAGAATTGGAAGCTAAGATCAATGAATATAACACTGACCGGAAAAAATATAAAACATTCGGAGACTTTGTTCCACAGCTTCTGGAAATTTTTGAGAAAAGTACTATTGAATCTATCAATAGTAAACTTGAAAATATCAAAAAATAA
- a CDS encoding dipeptidase encodes MNNFNIDLHCDLLCYLLAAGSAIDDRELGCSLPFLKQGNVKLQVMAMYAGTGGNSSVNGIRQSEIFSDLIKTENFFLFEGENYKNAENRDKVGVIASIENASAFCNEDDTLESGFKNLETIIANARKLLYIGITHHTENRFGGGNDSEAGLKDDGKVLIDYIADRKIAIDLAHTSDQLAYGILNYIDQKNYNIPILASHSNYRSIQNKRRNLPDELAKEVIKRKGLIGLNLIKDWLDDNSPERLYDHIQRGLDLGGENAIAYGLDFFHDKAHPDKSRYPFFFEGYDDASAFNTINSRLENDFSAELMEKISHGNALKFLERISV; translated from the coding sequence ATGAATAATTTTAATATTGATCTCCATTGTGATCTGCTATGCTATTTATTAGCGGCAGGTTCAGCAATTGACGACAGGGAATTGGGCTGCTCGCTTCCTTTCTTAAAACAGGGCAATGTAAAGCTTCAGGTAATGGCCATGTATGCCGGTACAGGCGGAAACAGTTCTGTTAATGGAATAAGGCAAAGTGAAATATTTTCAGATCTGATAAAAACTGAAAATTTCTTCTTATTTGAAGGCGAAAACTATAAAAATGCTGAGAACAGGGATAAAGTTGGCGTTATAGCCTCCATTGAAAATGCATCCGCCTTCTGTAATGAAGATGATACGCTGGAATCAGGCTTTAAAAATCTTGAAACAATCATTGCAAACGCAAGAAAGCTTCTTTATATAGGAATTACACATCATACGGAAAACCGTTTCGGAGGCGGAAATGATTCTGAAGCAGGACTGAAAGACGATGGTAAAGTTTTAATAGATTATATTGCCGATAGGAAAATTGCCATTGATTTAGCCCACACAAGCGATCAGCTGGCCTACGGTATTCTCAATTATATAGATCAGAAAAACTACAATATCCCCATTCTGGCAAGCCACTCCAATTACAGAAGCATCCAGAATAAGAGAAGAAACCTTCCGGATGAACTGGCCAAAGAAGTTATTAAAAGAAAAGGCCTGATAGGGCTTAATCTTATAAAAGACTGGCTGGATGATAACAGCCCGGAAAGATTATATGACCACATTCAGCGTGGGCTTGATCTCGGAGGTGAAAATGCCATCGCGTACGGTTTGGATTTTTTCCATGATAAAGCACATCCGGACAAATCCCGTTATCCTTTTTTCTTTGAAGGATATGATGATGCTTCCGCATTTAATACCATCAACAGCAGGCTTGAAAACGATTTTTCAGCTGAACTGATGGAAAAGATAAGTCATGGAAACGCTTTGAAGTTTTTGGAAAGAATTTCAGTTTAG
- a CDS encoding 2-isopropylmalate synthase produces MNSEKIEIFDTTLRDGEQVPGCKLNTKQKLMIAERLDKLGIDVIEAGFPISSPGDFESVSEISKLIKNAKVCGLTRANRKDIDTAAEALKYAKRPRIHTGIGTSDSHIQYKFNSTRENILERAAEAVKYAKSYVEDVEFYAEDAGRTDNAYLARVCEEVIKAGATVLNIPDTTGYCLPEEYGQKIKYLKENVKGIEKAVLSCHCHNDLGLATANSIAGAINGARQIECTINGLGERAGNTALEEVVMILKQHKDLNFHTDINSKMLNEMSLMVSDLMGMPVQPNKAIVGANAFAHSSGIHQDGVIKNRETYEIIDPAEVGVNASSIILTARSGRSALAYRFKHIGYDITKNELDFLYQEFLKIADLKKEVKNDDLYMIMETCSRKIG; encoded by the coding sequence ATGAATTCCGAAAAAATTGAAATTTTTGATACTACGCTGAGGGATGGGGAACAGGTTCCCGGATGTAAACTGAATACAAAACAAAAACTTATGATAGCAGAAAGGCTTGATAAGCTAGGGATTGACGTAATTGAAGCCGGTTTTCCAATTTCAAGTCCGGGCGATTTTGAATCTGTTTCAGAAATTTCAAAGCTGATAAAAAATGCAAAAGTATGCGGACTGACGAGAGCCAACAGAAAAGATATTGACACAGCCGCCGAAGCATTAAAATATGCAAAAAGGCCGCGAATCCACACTGGAATCGGAACTTCAGATTCCCATATTCAATATAAATTCAATTCAACAAGGGAAAATATTCTGGAACGGGCTGCAGAAGCTGTAAAATATGCCAAAAGCTATGTAGAGGATGTAGAATTTTATGCTGAAGATGCGGGACGAACAGATAATGCTTACCTCGCAAGAGTCTGTGAAGAAGTTATTAAAGCCGGGGCTACAGTTTTGAATATTCCGGATACAACAGGTTATTGTTTGCCCGAAGAATACGGCCAGAAAATAAAATACCTGAAAGAGAATGTAAAGGGTATTGAAAAAGCTGTCCTGTCATGTCATTGCCACAATGATCTGGGACTTGCCACCGCCAATTCAATTGCCGGGGCCATCAACGGAGCCCGCCAGATTGAATGTACCATCAACGGATTGGGCGAAAGAGCTGGAAATACAGCTTTGGAAGAAGTTGTAATGATTCTGAAACAGCATAAAGACTTGAATTTTCATACAGATATCAATTCAAAAATGCTTAATGAAATGAGTCTGATGGTTTCCGATCTTATGGGAATGCCGGTACAGCCTAATAAAGCCATTGTCGGGGCTAATGCTTTTGCACATAGTTCAGGAATTCATCAGGATGGTGTTATTAAAAACCGGGAAACATATGAGATCATAGATCCGGCAGAAGTGGGAGTGAATGCTTCATCCATTATCCTTACAGCAAGAAGCGGGCGTTCTGCTTTGGCATACAGATTCAAACATATCGGTTATGATATCACTAAAAACGAGCTTGATTTTCTGTATCAGGAATTTTTAAAAATCGCAGATCTGAAAAAAGAAGTTAAAAATGACGATCTGTACATGATTATGGAAACATGCAGCAGAAAAATAGGATAG
- the leuC gene encoding 3-isopropylmalate dehydratase large subunit translates to MDNNKKTLFDKVWDAHVVETVPDGPQIIYIDKHLIHEVTSPQAFAELEARNLGVFRPNQIVATADHNVPTLDQEKPIRDELSRNQVEQLTENCKKNNIELFGLGHQYQGIVHIIAPELGITQPGMSIVCGDSHTSTHGAFGAIAFGIGTSQVAQVFASQCLLLNKPKSMRITVNGKLNENVQPKDVILYIISKIGTDGGTGYFCEYAGNVFEEMSMEGRMTVCNMSIEMGARGGMIAPDETTFEYVKGKTFAPKGEEWAEKLAHWKTLKTDEGAVFDKELTFNATEIFPMITYGTNPGMGISINEAIPVPQNESEEKALQYMGLKAGQEVSNIKVNHVFIGSCTNARIEDFRSVAQYIKGKAKSETVKALIVPGSQQVVKQIYEEGLDKIFNDAGFQIRQPGCSACLAMNDDKIPEGEYCVSTSNRNFEGRQGQGARTILASPLTAAKAAIEGRISAFESLN, encoded by the coding sequence ATGGATAACAATAAAAAAACACTTTTTGACAAAGTCTGGGATGCTCATGTAGTAGAAACTGTTCCGGATGGGCCTCAAATTATTTATATAGACAAGCACTTGATCCACGAGGTAACCAGTCCACAGGCTTTTGCAGAACTTGAAGCAAGGAATCTTGGAGTTTTCAGGCCCAACCAGATTGTAGCCACCGCAGATCACAACGTTCCTACGCTTGATCAGGAAAAGCCGATCCGGGATGAACTTTCCAGAAACCAGGTAGAACAATTAACGGAGAACTGTAAAAAAAACAATATAGAACTTTTTGGTTTAGGTCATCAGTATCAGGGAATTGTTCACATTATCGCCCCGGAATTGGGAATTACCCAGCCTGGAATGAGTATCGTATGCGGAGACAGTCATACCTCTACACACGGAGCTTTCGGTGCTATTGCTTTCGGGATTGGAACCAGCCAGGTGGCACAGGTTTTTGCCAGTCAGTGCCTGCTGCTTAATAAACCTAAATCCATGAGGATTACCGTAAATGGTAAACTGAATGAAAATGTTCAGCCTAAAGATGTCATTCTCTATATTATTTCCAAAATCGGTACCGATGGCGGAACAGGATATTTTTGTGAATATGCCGGAAATGTGTTTGAAGAAATGTCCATGGAAGGAAGAATGACCGTATGCAACATGAGTATTGAAATGGGTGCCAGAGGCGGCATGATTGCACCGGATGAAACCACTTTTGAATACGTAAAAGGAAAAACATTTGCCCCGAAAGGTGAAGAATGGGCAGAAAAGCTCGCGCACTGGAAAACCCTCAAAACAGATGAAGGTGCTGTCTTTGACAAAGAGCTTACATTCAATGCTACAGAAATATTTCCAATGATCACCTACGGAACCAATCCGGGAATGGGAATTTCAATTAACGAAGCCATTCCTGTTCCGCAAAATGAATCTGAAGAAAAAGCCCTTCAATATATGGGACTGAAAGCCGGTCAGGAAGTTTCAAATATTAAAGTGAATCATGTATTCATCGGAAGCTGTACCAACGCAAGAATAGAAGATTTCCGTTCTGTAGCACAGTATATTAAAGGTAAAGCCAAGTCCGAAACTGTAAAAGCCCTGATTGTTCCGGGATCACAGCAGGTTGTAAAACAGATCTATGAAGAAGGTCTGGATAAAATTTTCAATGATGCAGGATTCCAGATCCGTCAGCCGGGATGTTCAGCCTGTCTTGCCATGAATGATGATAAAATTCCGGAAGGAGAATACTGTGTTTCCACTTCCAACAGGAATTTTGAAGGCAGGCAGGGGCAGGGAGCGAGAACCATTCTGGCAAGTCCGCTCACCGCAGCCAAAGCAGCTATAGAAGGAAGAATTTCAGCTTTTGAAAGCTTAAACTAA
- the leuD gene encoding 3-isopropylmalate dehydratase small subunit, producing the protein MQKLTYIQSTAVPLPAENIDTDQIIPARFLKSIDRKGFGENLFRDWRFNIHSGEPNPDFVLNNSKYSGEILVAGNNFGCGSSREHAAWSLTDYGFKVIISSYFADIFKGNALNNGLLPVKVSEEFLKDILRSITENPELEINVDVEQQTISFNGRTETFELDSYKKICLINGYDDIDFLISKKQVIEQFELKTQKHEQQLF; encoded by the coding sequence ATGCAAAAATTAACTTATATACAATCAACCGCAGTACCGTTACCCGCAGAAAATATAGATACGGACCAGATCATTCCTGCAAGATTCCTGAAAAGTATTGACAGGAAAGGCTTTGGAGAGAACCTGTTCAGAGACTGGAGGTTTAACATTCATTCAGGAGAGCCTAACCCTGATTTTGTATTGAACAATTCAAAGTACAGCGGGGAAATCTTAGTGGCCGGAAATAATTTCGGGTGCGGAAGCAGCAGGGAACATGCCGCCTGGTCTTTGACTGATTATGGATTCAAAGTAATTATATCAAGCTATTTTGCCGATATTTTTAAAGGGAATGCTCTCAACAACGGACTTCTTCCCGTAAAGGTTTCCGAAGAATTTTTAAAAGATATTTTAAGAAGTATTACCGAAAACCCTGAATTAGAAATTAATGTGGATGTAGAGCAGCAGACGATCAGTTTTAACGGGAGAACAGAAACCTTTGAACTCGATTCTTATAAAAAAATATGCCTTATCAACGGCTATGATGATATTGATTTTTTAATCAGCAAAAAACAGGTGATAGAACAATTTGAACTAAAAACACAAAAGCATGAGCAACAATTATTTTAA
- the leuB gene encoding 3-isopropylmalate dehydrogenase, which yields MSNNYFKIAVLPGDGIGPEVVSESMKVLEAVEEVFHCRFQFSYGLMGAEAIFKTGDPLPEETLKICKDSDAVLFGAIGDPVFDNNPEAKVRPEQGLLKLRKELGLYANIRPLKTYASLIDKSPLKREIIEGTDIQIFRELVSGIYFGEKFTDPDGKYAYDVCKYSTEDIIPIAHMAFKEAEKRKKKLTLIDKANVLDTSRLWRKTCQKIAIQYPDVQLDYIFVDNAAMQLVLNPKQFDVILTENMFGDIISDEASVIGGSIGLLPSASIGEENALFEPIHGSYPQAKGKGVANPVASILSTAMMLDYLELTEAADKLRRAVEHAIENRYVTVDLNSEQHYSTSEVGSFIADYIKYSEKSYYNFENIKIGKSTIV from the coding sequence ATGAGCAACAATTATTTTAAAATAGCAGTTTTGCCCGGAGACGGAATCGGTCCCGAAGTAGTCAGTGAAAGTATGAAGGTGTTGGAGGCTGTGGAAGAGGTTTTTCACTGCCGGTTCCAGTTTTCTTATGGATTAATGGGGGCTGAAGCTATTTTCAAAACCGGAGATCCTCTTCCTGAAGAAACATTAAAAATTTGTAAAGATTCGGATGCCGTTCTTTTCGGGGCAATTGGAGATCCGGTTTTCGACAACAACCCGGAAGCAAAGGTAAGACCTGAACAAGGTTTATTGAAACTTCGTAAAGAATTGGGGTTATATGCCAATATCAGGCCTTTGAAAACCTATGCTTCACTGATTGATAAAAGTCCTTTAAAAAGAGAAATTATTGAAGGAACGGATATCCAGATCTTCAGGGAATTGGTGAGCGGAATTTATTTCGGTGAAAAATTTACAGATCCGGACGGTAAATATGCCTATGATGTCTGTAAATACAGTACAGAAGACATCATTCCTATTGCTCATATGGCTTTTAAAGAAGCTGAAAAGAGGAAAAAGAAACTTACTTTAATTGATAAGGCAAATGTTTTGGATACTTCAAGACTCTGGAGAAAGACCTGCCAGAAAATTGCCATTCAATATCCTGATGTACAACTGGATTATATATTTGTTGATAATGCAGCCATGCAGTTGGTTCTTAACCCTAAACAGTTTGATGTGATCCTGACAGAGAATATGTTTGGAGATATTATTTCAGATGAAGCTAGTGTTATCGGCGGTTCTATCGGGCTTTTACCGTCTGCTTCAATAGGTGAGGAAAATGCTTTGTTCGAACCTATTCACGGTTCTTATCCTCAGGCTAAAGGAAAAGGTGTTGCCAATCCTGTTGCATCCATCCTGAGTACAGCCATGATGTTAGATTATCTTGAACTTACTGAAGCAGCTGATAAATTGAGAAGGGCAGTAGAGCATGCTATTGAGAACAGATATGTTACAGTAGATCTTAATTCGGAACAGCATTATTCTACAAGTGAAGTGGGAAGCTTTATTGCGGATTATATCAAATATTCTGAAAAATCTTATTATAATTTTGAAAATATCAAGATCGGAAAATCTACGATCGTATAG